In Sphingomicrobium sediminis, the genomic window AGTCTGATGCCCGGGCTTAAACGCCCGCGCACCGACCTGGGATGGGCGCGTAGCTCAGTGGTAGAGCACACCCTTCACACGGGTGGGGTCGCAAGTTCAATCCTTGCCGCGCCCACCATCCCGTCAGCTTGAAAAGCCATGAAAAAAGGGGCGCCTCGCAGCGCCCCTTTTTCGTTTGCTTGTAGGTTCCCGAGGCCTACTGGAGATATTCGGAGTGGAAGCTGGCCACGCGTTCCAGCTCGGCCATGTCTTCGAAGAAGACGCGGCGACCTTCGCGGCGGATGAGGCCCTGGCGTTCGAGATCGGCGAAGACGCGGTTCACGTTGACCGAGGTCTGGCCGGTAATGTCGGCGATCTGCTGCTGTGTGAACGGATTCGCCAGGCCATCGGTCACGGGATCACTATTGGCGCGGACTGCGGTTTCGAGCAGCAGGTGCGCAACGCGCGCAGTGCTGTCGCGACGACCGGTCGAGACCAGCCATTCGTAATTGATGCGGGTTTCGCGCTGCACCAGTTCGAAGAAGAAGCCCGCAATCTCGGGATGCGCCTTCATGATCGGTTCGAGGTCGGCTGCGCTGCCGACCATCACGCGGCTCGGCACGATCGCCTGAATGCCGAAGTCGCGCAGGCCCTTGGACGGAAGGATGCCTTCACCCGGGAAACGGAGCCCGACAATCTGGCGCCGTCCGGTGCCGTCGGTCTTATATTTGCAGAGCAGGCCGCTTACCACGAACATGACCTCGTCACGAGGCGTCCCCATCTCGCGGAAGGGGCGCTTGGGTTCGACGTCGACGACGCGATGGTCGATCCCGGCCAGTGCGCGAGCAGGACGAGCGGGAAGGCCCGAGTCGATCAATGTTTGATAGAGATCGATGCTCTGATTCGCCGTGCGTGCCATAATGAAATCCCCGAAATCCTCTCAAAATTTCAGCTAATTGCGGTCGGTACGCAATCATAATGACCGGCATTAGCGACTTGTCACAAATATGAAAAGTCAATTTTGATCTTAGCTTAAGTTAACCAAAAAAGCGAACGCAGTTTGGTCCGGAGGCCCTAGCGTCAATGCCATTCACAGAAAATGCGGCCCAACGTCGGTGGTTGCGCTTGCAATGGTCCGACATGATATCTAAAGGGTCCCGCGCGTCGAATGAGACGCAACTTCCATGCGGCGACCGTAGCTCAGCTGGTTAGAGCACTGGTTTGTGGTACCAGATGTCGCGGGTTCAAGTCCCGTCGGTCGCCCCATTTTCTCACCTTGGCCAAGTTTTGGAGAGGGCGGCGCCGAGCGATGACGACACTGTGGGATCGTCCCAATTTCGACGATCACGAAGCCATTCATTTCGTGACCGACGCAGCCAGTGGCCTCAAGGCCATCATTGCCATGCACTCGACCCATCTGGGTCCGGCGGCGGGCGGCACGCGCTTTTGGCACTATGCCGATGACGATGATGCCGTGACCGACGTGCTGCGCCTGTCGCGCGGCATGAGCTACAAGAATGCCATGGCGGGCCTCCCGCTGGGCGGCGGCAAGGCCGTGATCCTCGCCGATGAAAACCGCACCAAGACGCCCGAAATGCTCGCTGCATTCGGCCGCGCCGTCGATCGGCTCGGCGGCAATTATGTGACGGCAGAAGATGTCGGCATGAGCGTCGAGAATATGATCGCGATCGCAGGGACGACCGATTATGTCGCCGGCCTTCCTGTCGAGGGCGAAGGCGATGTCGGTGGCGATCCTGGCCCGCATACGGCCAAGGGGGTGTTCCTCGGTCTCAAGGCCGCGGTGAAGCGCAAGCTCGAACGCGATGACTTGAGTGGCGTGCATGTCGCGATACAGGGCGCGGGCAGCGTTGCCAGCCATCTCGCGCGTCACCTTGCCGACGAAGGTGCGCGGCTTTCGATTGCCGACGTCGCCGAAGACCGCGTCGCTGCACTCGCCAAGGAAACCGGCGCTGCGATCGTTGATCCTGCGGACATCCTGTTCCTCGATGCCGACGTCGTGAGTCCCTGTGCGCTTGGCGCGATCCTCAGCGAGGAGACCATCGCCAAGCTCAACACCGGTATCATCGCCGGAGCGGCCAACAACCAGCTGGCCCGTCCCGAGGACGGCCAGCGCCTCGCCGCGCGCGACATTCTCTATGCGCCCGATTATGTCATCAACGCCGGTGGCATCATCAACGTATCGACCGAATATCTCGACGATGGCGGCTACGAACTGGTGCGCCAGCGCATCGCGGCGATCCCGGGCCGGCTCGACCAGATCTGGGAAGAGAGCGCGTCGAGCGGTCGCGATCCGGCTGCAGTCGCCGATGCGATGGCAAAGCGACTGATCGGCCGCGCCTGATCACGGTCTTTTGACCGCTGTCAAAGCACCTTTTTTTCGCGTCCTTCAGGGGGTAGGGACGGTAACGGAAAATCATGCATCGCTTCGCCAACCCCTCCCGCTTCCTCAAGATTGCGCGGCCCGTGACAGGCTGGACCCTGTGGTCCGGCATTCTGCTCGTGGTTGCGGGCATTGTCGGCGGCCTGTTCTTAGTGCCTGCCGATTACCTGCAGGGCGAAACGTTTCGCATTCTCTATATTCACGCGCCGTCCGCGTGGCTCGGCATGGCCGGGTGGAGCGGTATCGCCGTGGCCTCGATCGCCGTCTTGGTCTGGCGCCATCCGCTCGCGGCCATTGCCGGAAGGGCCTTGGCCCCGGTGGGCGCGACCTTCACGGCGCTGTGCCTGATCACCGGATCGATCTGGGGACGCCCGACATGGGGCACTTGGTGGGAATGGGACGGGCGTCTCACCAGCATGCTCATCCTGTTCTTCCTGTTTCTCGGCTACATGGCGCTGGCCGATGCCGAGGCGGATCGCCGACCTGACGGGGAAGGGCGGCTCACTGCCATTTTCGGACTGGTTGGTGCGATCAACCTGCCGATCATTCATTACAGCGTGATCTGGTGGAATACGCTCCACCAAGGGCGCTCGATCAGCATTGTCGAAGGGCGTAGCAGCATCGATCCGTCGATGCTCTGGCCGCTCGGCCTCGCTTTTCTCGGCTTCACGCTCCTGTTCACCGCGATCGTCCTGATGCGGATGCGCGCCATGATCGCGCAGCAGAAGGTCGATCGCCGCCTCAAGCGACGCGCGGAGACGGGCGCATGAACCAGTGGGCTTTCGTCATCGCCGCCTATGCGGTCGTGGGGCTCGGGATCCTATTGCTGACCGCATTCAGCTGGCGCGCCATGCGCCGTGCCGAACGCGCTGCCGGTGAATTGCGGAGCCGCGACCAGTGAAGCCCAAGCAGCAACGCCTGATGCTCGTGATCATCGCGATCGCCGCCATTGCCGGCGCGTCGGTGCTGGCACTGTGGGGCCTGTCCGACCGTGCCGCTTTCTTCGTGACGCCAAGCGATATTGCCGAGGGCAAGGCCGAGACGGGCGTCGCACTGCGTCTTGGCGGCATGGTCGAGGAGGGGTCGATCGAGCGAAGCGATGAGGGACTGTCGGTCAGCTTCCTGCTGCATGACGGCAAGGCGCGCGTGCCGGTGACCTATACCGGGATCCTGCCCGATCTTTTCGTCGAAGGATCGGGTGCGGTGGCCGAAGGGCAGCTGGGACCCGACGGGACATTCCGCGCCGACCGCATCCTCGCGCGCCATGACGAGAATTACATGCCGCCGGAAATTGCTGACGAGCTTGCCGCCGGGGGCAGCCCCACCTCATGACCGCCGAACTTGGTCACGCCTTGCTTTGGCTCGCAGCGGCGCTGGCGCTGGTGCAGCTCGGGCTCGGCATCGCGACCCTGCGCGGCAGCGATGTGCTGAAAGCCACTCGCGCCGTCGCTATCGTGCAGGCGCTGCTGGTCCTCGGTTCCTTCATCGCGCTCATTCGGCTCTTCATGGTCACCGACCTTTCGGTCCTCCTGGTTGCGACGCATAGCCACACGGAAAAGCCGGCCTTCTACAAGTTTGCGGCGACCTGGGGGAACCATGAAGGCTCGATGTTGCTCTGGGTCCTGCTGCTCAGCCTGTTCGGGGCAATGCTGGCCATGTTCGCCAAGCGGCTCGATCCCAAGACGCTGGGCATCAGCCTCGGGACGCAGGCCGGTATCGGGCTCGGCTTCTTCGCTTTCTTGCTCTTCTCCTCAAACCCGTTCGCGCGTCTCAATCCGTCGGTGGTCGAGGGCAGGGGGCTCAACCCGGTCCTGCAGGACCCCGGCCTCGTCTATCACCCGCCTTTGCTCTACGTCGGCTATGTCGGACTGTCGGTGCTGTTCAGCCTTGCCGTCGGCGCCATGCTGGCCGGAAAGGTCGATGCGGCGCTGGGGCGCGCCATGCGCCCTTGGGCATTGCTGTCGTGGATCTTCCTCACGGCAGGGATCCTCGGCGGCAGCTACTGGGCCTATTACGAGCTGGGTTGGGGCGGTTACTGGTTCTGGGATCCGGTCGAGAATGCCTCTCTCATGCCGTGGTTGGCCGCGACGGCCTTGCTCCATTCGGTGTCGGTATTGGCTGCGCGCGAAGCGCTGCGGGCGTGGACGATGATGCTGGCGCTGATCGGCTTCACCATGTCGATGCTCGGCACTTTTCTGGTCCGCTCGGGCCTTATAACGTCGGTGCATGCCTTTGCCGTGGATCCCGAACGCGGGGTTTTCATCCTGGTCCTGATGGCGCTTTATGTCGGTCTCGCCTTTACGATCTACGGGCTCAAGATTGCTGCTGTGCGTGCGGGCGAGCCATTCGAACCGGTCAGCCGCGAAGGGGCGCTCGTCGCCAATAACCTGCTGCTGTCCGCCATCCTCGCGCTGGTCCTGATCGGGACCTTCTATCCGGTTGTTGCCGAAGCATTCGGCGCGGCGATTTCGGTTGGCCCGCCTTACTTCAATCTCGTGACTGCGCCGCTAGCCCTATTGCTGGCCGCATTGCTGTTCATCGGTCCCAGTCTCAATTGGAAGAAGCAGTCCAAGCCGACTTCCAGAGCCATCCATGTAGCGTGGCTTGCCGCGGTGGCTGCACTGATCGCGCCGCTATTGTTCGGGGCCGAGATGACCTTCTTCGAACGGCTCGGCCTATCGCTTGGCGTTGGCCTCGCCCTGGGCAGCCTCGTGCCGCTCATGGGGCGCAAGCTCTGGCGCACTCCCGCGCCCATCTGGGGGATGGTCACCGCGCATTTCGGGATTGCGTTGCTGTTCATCGGGATTGCCAGCGAAAGCGCCTTCACCAGCGAGCGGCTTGCCCTCGTCCGTGCTGGCGATGAGATCGAGGTGGCGGGATGGACCGTGCAGGTGCGCGACATCCGCCCAGCGCTCGGTCCCAATTGGTCGGCAATCGAGGCCCAACTAGTCGCGTCGCGCGGCTCGGGTGCGGTCGAGATGCTGCCGCAGCAGCGACAGTTCCTTTCGCCGCCGACGATGACCAGCGAAAGCGATTTGGTCACCCGCTGGAATGGCCAGCTTTACGCGACCCTCGGCCAAGGCAACCTGCAAGAAGGATATCAGCTCCGTCTTTGGTGGAAGCCGATGGTGACGCTCATCTGGCTGGGCGCGGCGCTGATCGTGCTTGGCGGTCTTATCTCGCTTATCGGCCGAGGCGTGGCCGCCTGGCGCCGCCGCGAACGCAACCCTGAGGCGAAGGGCTATCGGGAGGCGCGCGCATGGTGAGACGTTTCCTGCCTGCCATCATCGTGCTCGCCCTGATCGGCTTCGTCGCATTGCGCCTGGTTACTGGCGAACGCACCGATATTCGCAGCCAGCTTGTCGGCCAGCCTGCTCCCGAACTCGTGCTTCCCGTAGCAGTCGGGGGAAAGCCAGGCATTGACGGTTTCGCCACCGGGGAGCCGCGGCTCATCAACCTTTTCGGCAGCTGGTGTCGCCCGTGCATCGACGAAGCGCCCTTGTTCGAAGAACTGGCCGAGGCGGGTATCCCGATCGACGGTATCGTCGTCCGGGATACGCCCGAAGCCGTCGCCGACTTCCTCGCGCGCTATGGTGATCCGTTCGCGCGTGCCGGCGACGATCCCGACAGCCAGGCCATGCTGGCACTTGGCGCGACCGGTGTGCCGGAAACCTTCCTTGTCGATGGCGAGGGTATCATTCGCTATCACGTCCAGGGCCCGCTCGCGCCCGAAGATGTCGCCCCGTTGATCGCTCGATGGGAGGCGCTCAAATGACCCGCTGGATCATCGTGCTGATCGCGCCGCTGCTGATGGCCGCGGCCAATGTCGACTATGCCAACCGGCAGCTTGCCGATCCTGCACAGGAAGAGGCCGCGCAGGCGCTGATGCGGGAGTTGCGTTGCCTGACCTGCGCCGGGCAGGCCATCGCCGAAAGCGAGGCCGATATGGCCGGCGACATGCGGCATCTCGTCCGGACCCGCATCGCGGCCGGTGAAGAGCCGGAGGAAATCCGGGCATGGCTGGTCCAGCGCTATGGTGGCGCGGTGACCTATCGCCCTGTGGCGAGCGATCCGATCAGCTGGCCGCT contains:
- a CDS encoding heme lyase CcmF/NrfE family subunit translates to MTAELGHALLWLAAALALVQLGLGIATLRGSDVLKATRAVAIVQALLVLGSFIALIRLFMVTDLSVLLVATHSHTEKPAFYKFAATWGNHEGSMLLWVLLLSLFGAMLAMFAKRLDPKTLGISLGTQAGIGLGFFAFLLFSSNPFARLNPSVVEGRGLNPVLQDPGLVYHPPLLYVGYVGLSVLFSLAVGAMLAGKVDAALGRAMRPWALLSWIFLTAGILGGSYWAYYELGWGGYWFWDPVENASLMPWLAATALLHSVSVLAAREALRAWTMMLALIGFTMSMLGTFLVRSGLITSVHAFAVDPERGVFILVLMALYVGLAFTIYGLKIAAVRAGEPFEPVSREGALVANNLLLSAILALVLIGTFYPVVAEAFGAAISVGPPYFNLVTAPLALLLAALLFIGPSLNWKKQSKPTSRAIHVAWLAAVAALIAPLLFGAEMTFFERLGLSLGVGLALGSLVPLMGRKLWRTPAPIWGMVTAHFGIALLFIGIASESAFTSERLALVRAGDEIEVAGWTVQVRDIRPALGPNWSAIEAQLVASRGSGAVEMLPQQRQFLSPPTMTSESDLVTRWNGQLYATLGQGNLQEGYQLRLWWKPMVTLIWLGAALIVLGGLISLIGRGVAAWRRRERNPEAKGYREARAW
- a CDS encoding heme ABC transporter permease, whose product is MHRFANPSRFLKIARPVTGWTLWSGILLVVAGIVGGLFLVPADYLQGETFRILYIHAPSAWLGMAGWSGIAVASIAVLVWRHPLAAIAGRALAPVGATFTALCLITGSIWGRPTWGTWWEWDGRLTSMLILFFLFLGYMALADAEADRRPDGEGRLTAIFGLVGAINLPIIHYSVIWWNTLHQGRSISIVEGRSSIDPSMLWPLGLAFLGFTLLFTAIVLMRMRAMIAQQKVDRRLKRRAETGA
- a CDS encoding redoxin domain-containing protein, with translation MVRRFLPAIIVLALIGFVALRLVTGERTDIRSQLVGQPAPELVLPVAVGGKPGIDGFATGEPRLINLFGSWCRPCIDEAPLFEELAEAGIPIDGIVVRDTPEAVADFLARYGDPFARAGDDPDSQAMLALGATGVPETFLVDGEGIIRYHVQGPLAPEDVAPLIARWEALK
- a CDS encoding Crp/Fnr family transcriptional regulator, with the protein product MARTANQSIDLYQTLIDSGLPARPARALAGIDHRVVDVEPKRPFREMGTPRDEVMFVVSGLLCKYKTDGTGRRQIVGLRFPGEGILPSKGLRDFGIQAIVPSRVMVGSAADLEPIMKAHPEIAGFFFELVQRETRINYEWLVSTGRRDSTARVAHLLLETAVRANSDPVTDGLANPFTQQQIADITGQTSVNVNRVFADLERQGLIRREGRRVFFEDMAELERVASFHSEYLQ
- a CDS encoding cytochrome c-type biogenesis protein, yielding MTRWIIVLIAPLLMAAANVDYANRQLADPAQEEAAQALMRELRCLTCAGQAIAESEADMAGDMRHLVRTRIAAGEEPEEIRAWLVQRYGGAVTYRPVASDPISWPLYAAPILVLLAGFWFVRRRFKRGGGE
- the ccmE gene encoding cytochrome c maturation protein CcmE, which gives rise to MKPKQQRLMLVIIAIAAIAGASVLALWGLSDRAAFFVTPSDIAEGKAETGVALRLGGMVEEGSIERSDEGLSVSFLLHDGKARVPVTYTGILPDLFVEGSGAVAEGQLGPDGTFRADRILARHDENYMPPEIADELAAGGSPTS
- a CDS encoding Glu/Leu/Phe/Val family dehydrogenase; its protein translation is MTTLWDRPNFDDHEAIHFVTDAASGLKAIIAMHSTHLGPAAGGTRFWHYADDDDAVTDVLRLSRGMSYKNAMAGLPLGGGKAVILADENRTKTPEMLAAFGRAVDRLGGNYVTAEDVGMSVENMIAIAGTTDYVAGLPVEGEGDVGGDPGPHTAKGVFLGLKAAVKRKLERDDLSGVHVAIQGAGSVASHLARHLADEGARLSIADVAEDRVAALAKETGAAIVDPADILFLDADVVSPCALGAILSEETIAKLNTGIIAGAANNQLARPEDGQRLAARDILYAPDYVINAGGIINVSTEYLDDGGYELVRQRIAAIPGRLDQIWEESASSGRDPAAVADAMAKRLIGRA